In Anaerolineales bacterium, the following proteins share a genomic window:
- a CDS encoding PTS sugar transporter subunit IIB has protein sequence MKKVWVVCATGIATSTMMRLKVESFLEEEHIAAIVNQYRVTEISPDRVDADVIVATTEIPQEFHSLVPVINGISLITGVGQEETLSELAVVLKKQE, from the coding sequence ATGAAGAAAGTTTGGGTTGTGTGCGCCACTGGGATCGCCACCTCAACCATGATGCGGTTGAAGGTGGAGAGTTTCCTGGAGGAGGAACATATCGCCGCCATCGTCAATCAATATCGCGTGACGGAGATCTCGCCTGATCGCGTGGATGCCGATGTGATCGTGGCCACCACGGAGATTCCGCAAGAATTTCATTCGTTGGTGCCGGTGATCAATGGCATTTCACTGATCACTGGGGTTGGCCAGGAAGAAACGTTGAGTGAACTAGCTGTCGTACTCAAGAAGCAGGAATAA
- a CDS encoding DUF2007 domain-containing protein: MSPQTGFVKIITLHDPAQAEVLRGLLEAQGMQVLLSKEAIGQVYGTFVGSMGEIDVYVARAAEPEARQLMNELLGLS; encoded by the coding sequence ATGAGCCCGCAAACTGGCTTCGTCAAAATCATCACGCTGCACGATCCCGCCCAGGCGGAAGTGTTGCGCGGGCTGCTCGAAGCACAAGGCATGCAAGTATTGCTGAGCAAGGAGGCCATCGGCCAGGTGTATGGCACCTTCGTAGGCAGTATGGGCGAGATCGATGTGTATGTGGCCCGCGCCGCAGAGCCTGAGGCGCGCCAACTGATGAACGAGTTGCTTGGCCTGAGCTAA
- a CDS encoding response regulator, translated as MAEQTRKVVCVEDEQEMIDLMRLILSRRGFEVLGANGGVKGLALIRAEKPDIVLLDLMMPEMDGWQVYQQLKADPATEHIPVVVVTAKAQNIDKVLGLHIAKVDDYISKPFSLQELVDRVEAVLARQSQAQDATAP; from the coding sequence GTGGCTGAACAAACCCGCAAAGTAGTGTGCGTAGAAGACGAGCAGGAAATGATTGACCTCATGCGCCTGATTTTGAGCCGGCGCGGGTTTGAAGTGTTGGGCGCCAATGGGGGCGTGAAGGGCTTGGCGCTGATCCGGGCCGAGAAACCCGATATTGTGCTGCTGGACCTGATGATGCCTGAGATGGATGGCTGGCAGGTCTACCAACAACTCAAAGCCGATCCGGCCACTGAGCACATTCCGGTGGTGGTGGTCACCGCCAAAGCCCAGAATATCGATAAAGTGCTCGGCTTGCATATCGCCAAAGTAGACGATTACATTTCCAAGCCGTTTAGCCTGCAGGAGCTGGTGGACCGCGTTGAAGCGGTGCTGGCTCGCCAAAGCCAGGCGCAAGACGCCACCGCCCCCTGA
- a CDS encoding DeoR/GlpR transcriptional regulator has protein sequence MNNVYSNNGPAGLDKQGRQKEILNFLKANSAASVADLCERLQVSEMTIRRDLHELDRQGLLRRVHGGAMLGASRSYEPPYKSRAVENTAQKKAIAQRAAAFVVDGDSLALDNSTTTFEMVEFLTPRINLTIVTASLSIALAISERFHSNSGLRLIVTGGVVRPGEMSLVGDYAHNMLRELHVDKAFIGVGAIDVQEGFTEYNLDDAFVKRALVASANEVYVLADSSKFERSTFASVGALDLADAIITDAAIPASLSEQIRARGIEVILAD, from the coding sequence ATGAACAATGTTTATTCAAACAACGGGCCGGCGGGTCTGGACAAGCAGGGCCGCCAAAAGGAGATCCTTAATTTCCTTAAAGCCAATAGCGCCGCCAGCGTAGCGGATCTGTGTGAACGCTTGCAGGTCTCGGAGATGACCATTCGCCGTGACCTGCATGAGCTCGATCGCCAGGGCCTTTTACGCCGCGTACACGGCGGCGCCATGCTTGGCGCCAGCCGCAGCTACGAGCCGCCCTACAAGAGCCGCGCCGTGGAGAACACGGCCCAAAAGAAGGCCATCGCCCAACGGGCGGCGGCCTTCGTTGTGGATGGCGACAGCCTGGCGCTGGATAACAGCACCACCACCTTTGAAATGGTGGAGTTCCTGACGCCGCGCATCAACCTCACCATCGTCACCGCCAGCCTTTCCATCGCCCTGGCGATCTCCGAACGCTTTCATTCCAATTCGGGCTTGCGCCTCATCGTTACCGGCGGGGTGGTGCGCCCCGGCGAAATGTCGCTGGTGGGCGATTACGCCCACAATATGCTGCGCGAGCTGCACGTCGATAAAGCCTTTATCGGCGTAGGCGCGATCGATGTGCAAGAAGGCTTCACCGAATACAACCTCGATGATGCCTTCGTCAAGCGCGCCCTGGTGGCCTCGGCCAACGAGGTGTATGTGCTGGCGGATAGCAGCAAATTTGAGCGCTCCACCTTTGCTTCGGTGGGCGCGCTGGATCTGGCGGATGCGATCATTACCGATGCCGCCATCCCAGCCAGCTTAAGTGAGCAAATTCGCGCCCGCGGGATTGAAGTCATTCTCGCGGACTAA
- a CDS encoding DUF192 domain-containing protein: MHSVAIHNRTRPLQRPLRAGYASRFSDKLRGLAGRRHLAPEEGLILAEARASRLGTSIHMLGMYFDLCIVWLDEDLRVVDCQIARRWRSVLWPRKAARYVIECAPSRYAEFQLADQLAFEAI; the protein is encoded by the coding sequence ATGCACTCCGTTGCCATTCATAACCGCACGCGCCCGCTGCAGCGCCCGCTGCGCGCCGGCTACGCCAGCCGCTTTAGCGACAAGCTGCGCGGGCTGGCCGGGCGGCGCCACCTGGCCCCCGAAGAGGGCTTGATCCTGGCTGAGGCGCGTGCCAGCCGCCTGGGCACCAGCATCCATATGCTCGGCATGTATTTTGATCTCTGCATCGTGTGGCTGGATGAAGATTTGCGGGTGGTAGACTGTCAAATCGCACGCCGCTGGCGTAGCGTGCTGTGGCCGCGCAAAGCCGCCCGCTATGTGATAGAGTGTGCCCCGTCACGTTATGCAGAATTCCAACTCGCTGACCAACTTGCTTTCGAGGCTATATAG
- a CDS encoding PTS sugar transporter subunit IIA produces the protein MSIFDLLAPEAIHLNVEAQSAEEVIRCLGGGLQAAGKVKDGFVEATLERERKMPTGLALAGEYNAALPHVDLEYVESSALALATLSQPVSFRNMVNKEEEVAVRLVVMLALNDPKSQIEALGQVAVLLQNPRIVARLVAASDVQDVQAALQLVDAAKGVGR, from the coding sequence ATGAGCATTTTTGATCTTCTCGCCCCTGAAGCCATTCACCTGAACGTGGAGGCGCAATCAGCCGAAGAGGTTATCCGCTGCCTGGGCGGCGGCCTGCAAGCGGCTGGCAAAGTGAAAGACGGCTTTGTAGAAGCCACGCTTGAACGCGAACGCAAAATGCCCACCGGGCTGGCCCTGGCCGGCGAATACAACGCCGCCTTGCCGCACGTTGATCTTGAATATGTCGAGAGCTCGGCCCTGGCGCTGGCCACCCTCAGCCAGCCGGTCAGCTTTCGCAACATGGTCAACAAAGAGGAAGAAGTGGCCGTGCGTCTGGTGGTGATGCTGGCGCTCAACGATCCGAAATCGCAGATCGAGGCGCTTGGCCAGGTGGCGGTGCTGTTGCAAAACCCGCGCATCGTGGCCCGCCTGGTGGCGGCCAGCGATGTGCAGGATGTGCAGGCCGCGTTGCAATTGGTCGATGCCGCCAAAGGGGTGGGGCGGTGA
- a CDS encoding EsaB/YukD family protein, protein MADIPVTVVLPSGGSRTAEVPNDVEVKELIPELATTLELPTTGPDGRPMGYRLDSKALGRELKEDETLEAAGVPADDRLIITADVTAG, encoded by the coding sequence ATGGCTGATATTCCTGTAACCGTAGTACTGCCCTCCGGGGGCAGCCGCACCGCCGAAGTGCCCAACGATGTGGAAGTGAAGGAGCTCATTCCTGAGCTGGCCACCACGCTGGAGCTGCCCACCACTGGCCCCGACGGCCGCCCGATGGGCTACCGCCTGGACAGCAAGGCGCTGGGCCGCGAGCTCAAAGAAGATGAGACTCTGGAAGCGGCTGGCGTACCAGCCGACGACCGTCTCATCATCACTGCCGACGTCACCGCGGGCTAA
- a CDS encoding HPr family phosphocarrier protein, translating into MTTLELTIINEVGLHARPAAQFVQQAAKFKADVQIRNLTSASAWVNAKSILSVLTLGVGKGQVIELQIYGEDEAEAAAALRQLVESDFAV; encoded by the coding sequence GTGACCACGCTGGAACTCACCATCATCAATGAGGTGGGCTTACACGCCCGCCCCGCTGCTCAGTTTGTGCAGCAGGCCGCCAAATTCAAAGCGGATGTGCAGATTCGCAACCTCACCAGCGCCTCGGCCTGGGTGAATGCCAAAAGCATCCTCAGCGTGCTTACGCTCGGCGTGGGCAAAGGCCAGGTGATCGAGCTGCAAATTTATGGGGAAGATGAAGCCGAGGCCGCCGCGGCCTTGCGCCAATTGGTCGAGAGCGATTTCGCCGTTTAG
- a CDS encoding ThiF family adenylyltransferase, with amino-acid sequence MPNSIPRKSVPELIAGRLAAGLLNGQYAAGSQLPAERDLIKELGVGRSSLREALRILSEAGLLDAQQGVGWFVNELTSARMLKARQLAADVAPPAPAKRANKPKASDGPKRLPVAKEKPLHIPNLKEDRLGTFEFISWWEREKVQNARVMVVGAGALGNEVIKNLALMGIGHLYIVDFDKVEAANLSRSILFREKDRGREKAHLAAARAVEVNPDVRVQSLHGDVTTDIGLGVFRRMDVIIGCLDNREARLAVNRFAHWMNKPWVDGAIQEMLGLTRVFVPGDGACFECTLTEQARRDLALRYSCPLLARQNILLGKVPTTPTIASIIGAMQSQEALKLIHNMPVEPGKVLHYNGYTNFMHTTAYVPDAECESHWIYGDVTELPLRAETNTLAELLEIARGDLGPDTVLELDQELVLSLNCAACNTVEHVLKPLADVSFEAGHCPTCGEMREVNLTHSITGSEDFLQRTLHSVGVPPLHILRATNGAEFRFYELTGDLPTALHFNDFDEAVPGLHAPRVRLGEAVPGESPAGRVHLID; translated from the coding sequence ATGCCCAATTCCATCCCACGCAAATCTGTCCCCGAACTCATTGCTGGCCGCCTGGCGGCCGGTTTGCTCAATGGCCAATACGCCGCCGGCAGCCAGTTGCCTGCCGAGCGTGACCTTATCAAAGAGCTCGGTGTGGGGCGCTCCTCGCTGCGCGAGGCGCTGCGCATCCTCTCCGAGGCGGGCTTGCTGGATGCCCAGCAGGGCGTGGGCTGGTTCGTCAATGAGCTCACCTCGGCGCGCATGCTCAAGGCGCGCCAACTGGCCGCAGATGTGGCCCCACCTGCACCTGCCAAGCGCGCGAACAAACCTAAGGCCAGCGATGGCCCCAAGCGTTTGCCGGTGGCCAAAGAGAAGCCGTTGCACATCCCCAACCTCAAAGAAGACCGCCTGGGCACTTTCGAGTTCATCTCCTGGTGGGAGCGCGAGAAGGTGCAGAATGCGCGGGTGATGGTGGTGGGGGCGGGCGCGCTGGGCAACGAGGTCATCAAGAACCTGGCCTTGATGGGCATTGGCCATCTCTACATTGTGGACTTTGACAAAGTGGAGGCGGCCAACCTGAGCCGCTCGATCCTGTTCCGCGAGAAAGACCGCGGCCGTGAGAAGGCGCACCTGGCCGCAGCACGCGCCGTTGAGGTCAATCCGGATGTGCGCGTGCAATCGCTGCACGGCGATGTCACCACAGACATCGGCTTGGGCGTATTCCGCCGCATGGATGTCATCATCGGCTGCCTCGATAATCGTGAGGCGCGTTTGGCGGTGAACCGCTTCGCCCATTGGATGAACAAGCCCTGGGTGGACGGCGCGATTCAAGAGATGCTCGGCTTGACGCGTGTGTTCGTGCCCGGCGATGGCGCCTGCTTTGAATGCACGCTCACGGAGCAAGCCCGCCGGGATTTGGCGCTGCGCTATTCGTGCCCGCTGCTGGCGCGCCAGAACATCTTGCTGGGCAAAGTGCCCACCACGCCCACCATCGCATCCATCATCGGCGCCATGCAATCGCAAGAGGCGCTCAAGCTGATTCACAACATGCCGGTGGAGCCGGGCAAAGTGCTGCACTACAACGGCTACACCAATTTCATGCACACCACTGCCTATGTGCCCGATGCAGAGTGCGAAAGCCACTGGATCTACGGCGATGTGACCGAGTTGCCGTTGCGTGCCGAGACCAATACGCTGGCTGAGCTGCTCGAGATTGCCCGCGGCGACCTGGGGCCAGACACCGTGCTGGAGCTGGACCAGGAGCTGGTGCTCTCGCTCAACTGCGCCGCCTGCAACACCGTGGAGCACGTGCTCAAGCCGTTGGCAGATGTCAGCTTTGAGGCTGGCCACTGCCCAACCTGTGGCGAGATGCGCGAGGTCAACCTGACCCACAGCATCACCGGCAGCGAAGACTTCTTGCAGCGCACGCTGCACAGCGTCGGTGTGCCGCCGCTGCACATTCTGCGCGCTACAAATGGCGCCGAATTTCGTTTCTATGAATTGACGGGCGATCTGCCCACCGCGCTGCACTTCAACGATTTTGATGAGGCGGTGCCCGGCCTGCACGCCCCGCGTGTGCGCCTGGGTGAGGCGGTGCCGGGTGAAAGCCCTGCTGGGCGCGTGCACCTGATCGACTAG
- a CDS encoding peptidoglycan DD-metalloendopeptidase family protein, producing the protein MAKRSVIAAGLIAAVLLAVAAQPAFAQQEEEDGVRYIVQAGDTLSSISLRFDVSIQDIISASKLTNPNALNVGDVLIIPGLDWIEGTLSFLDVPLGENFVSLKRRYLLSSEGMARLNQLTSPDQMYYGFPAMLTTQHGELTGRGRALVAAGQSLWELAAISGDNPWALMGYNQLPGAWAVPGDVLFTPGVQAAGPGGLPNGVQGIEVQGQGFVQGRTLVLAATADPEVVLGGEFFGHALNFFAEGETQQVALQGVPLEAESGTYDFVLSGTLADGSPFSFSQPVRVASGGYASESLTVDLQFLDPEQNASELQWEQELTTPASGERRWAGYWGAPHPYINVINSDFGIHRSYNKGVYENYHRGTDFGGGVGIEIWAPAPGRVVYASETVIHGNFTVIDHGRGVYTTYSHQSQLLVAEGDEVQTGQVIGLVGATGRITGAHLHWEVWVGGTAVEPMDWLNYIYP; encoded by the coding sequence GTGGCAAAGCGCAGCGTCATCGCCGCAGGGCTGATCGCCGCTGTGCTCTTGGCCGTGGCGGCGCAACCCGCCTTTGCCCAACAGGAAGAAGAAGACGGCGTGCGCTACATCGTGCAGGCCGGCGACACGCTCTCCAGCATCTCGTTGCGCTTTGATGTTTCCATTCAAGACATCATTAGTGCCAGTAAGCTCACCAACCCCAATGCCCTCAATGTGGGCGATGTGCTCATCATCCCCGGCCTCGATTGGATCGAAGGCACGCTTTCGTTCCTGGATGTGCCCCTAGGCGAGAATTTCGTCAGCCTCAAGCGGCGCTATCTGCTCAGCAGCGAGGGCATGGCGCGGCTCAACCAACTCACCAGCCCGGATCAGATGTATTACGGCTTCCCCGCCATGCTCACTACCCAACACGGTGAGCTCACCGGGCGCGGCCGGGCGCTGGTGGCCGCGGGCCAATCCCTGTGGGAGCTGGCGGCGATCAGCGGCGATAATCCCTGGGCTTTGATGGGCTATAACCAGTTGCCCGGCGCCTGGGCCGTCCCCGGAGATGTGCTCTTCACCCCGGGCGTGCAGGCGGCTGGCCCCGGCGGCTTGCCCAACGGCGTGCAGGGCATTGAGGTGCAGGGGCAAGGCTTTGTGCAGGGCCGCACGCTGGTGCTGGCCGCCACGGCTGACCCTGAAGTAGTGTTGGGCGGGGAGTTCTTTGGCCACGCGCTCAACTTTTTCGCTGAAGGTGAAACGCAACAAGTGGCGCTACAGGGGGTGCCGCTCGAAGCCGAGAGCGGCACCTATGACTTTGTTTTGTCCGGCACCCTGGCGGATGGCAGCCCGTTTAGCTTCAGCCAGCCCGTACGCGTCGCCAGTGGCGGTTATGCGAGTGAATCGCTCACGGTCGATCTGCAATTCCTCGATCCGGAGCAAAACGCCAGCGAGCTGCAGTGGGAGCAGGAGCTGACCACGCCGGCCAGCGGCGAGCGACGCTGGGCAGGCTATTGGGGCGCGCCGCACCCGTACATCAATGTGATCAATTCAGATTTTGGTATTCACCGCAGCTACAACAAAGGCGTGTACGAGAACTACCATCGCGGCACTGACTTTGGTGGCGGGGTGGGGATCGAGATCTGGGCGCCAGCGCCCGGCCGGGTGGTCTACGCCAGCGAGACGGTCATCCATGGAAACTTCACCGTGATCGATCACGGGCGCGGCGTATACACCACGTACTCGCACCAATCACAGCTGCTGGTAGCCGAAGGTGATGAAGTGCAAACCGGCCAGGTGATCGGGTTGGTGGGGGCCACCGGCCGCATCACCGGGGCGCATCTGCACTGGGAAGTGTGGGTGGGCGGTACCGCGGTGGAGCCGATGGACTGGCTCAACTATATCTACCCTTAG
- the efp gene encoding elongation factor P, whose translation MIDVNDLRKGVTFEEDGNLFKVLEYSHNKPGRGSATIRVKARNLRTGSTIDKTWNSGMRVQDVRLDYQNVQYLYQDGDNYIFMNQDTYEQPALPSKVLGDSAEYLKAGMDVKLTFYGDEALDVELPTAVDLEVTQAETAVRGDTATGVNKLVTTETGLQVQVPAFVNQGDTIRVDTRTGEYVTRV comes from the coding sequence ATGATTGATGTCAACGACCTGCGCAAAGGCGTCACCTTTGAAGAAGACGGCAACCTGTTCAAGGTGCTGGAGTACTCGCACAACAAGCCTGGGCGCGGCAGCGCTACGATCCGTGTAAAGGCGCGCAACCTGCGCACTGGCTCCACGATCGACAAGACCTGGAACTCGGGCATGCGCGTGCAAGACGTGCGCCTGGATTACCAGAACGTGCAGTACCTCTACCAGGATGGCGATAACTATATTTTCATGAACCAGGACACCTACGAGCAGCCCGCCCTGCCCTCCAAGGTGCTGGGTGACTCGGCTGAGTATTTGAAGGCCGGCATGGATGTAAAGCTGACCTTCTACGGCGATGAGGCCCTGGACGTGGAGCTGCCTACCGCGGTGGACCTGGAAGTGACCCAGGCGGAGACGGCGGTGCGCGGCGATACCGCCACCGGCGTGAACAAGCTGGTGACCACCGAAACCGGCCTGCAGGTGCAGGTGCCAGCCTTCGTGAACCAGGGCGATACGATCCGCGTGGACACGCGCACCGGCGAGTACGTCACGCGGGTGTAA
- a CDS encoding VWA domain-containing protein: MHTFTRFVLSLLIALNLLSSLAFAPLAQEALQVRITQVDTSQFPRVTLFVAVTDAQGNPAPVDPGRLQIMEDGQPIAVDRIEGVGEVEALATYLVMDVSGSMNPDGKLDAAKAAAHQFVERMRAQDQTGLIAFNTQVHTVQDLTADQGALHTAIDSLQGDDDTAMYNALMHALDGLDGVSGRKAIIVLTDGLDNSSQYSAPAVLERLNTVGASISIVGLGTPGGDRMTGIDQPGLQQLAEQAGGQYGYAEDAESLAALYARFSAGLQSEYQLSYISPASLRDGVNRSLSVSLAPASAVAAGNGQSSFARYNPGGLVPEVAQPAAWTQFAAIVAGLALLVALPMLVSALRPAGAGPRPKRATLGRKRPRIKLKD, from the coding sequence ATGCATACATTCACTCGCTTTGTCCTCAGCCTGCTGATCGCGCTCAACCTGCTCTCCAGCCTGGCCTTTGCGCCCCTGGCCCAGGAGGCTTTGCAGGTGCGCATCACTCAGGTGGACACCAGCCAGTTCCCGCGCGTCACCTTGTTCGTCGCCGTCACCGATGCACAAGGCAACCCAGCCCCCGTCGATCCGGGCCGCCTGCAGATCATGGAAGATGGCCAACCCATCGCCGTCGATCGCATCGAAGGGGTGGGCGAGGTGGAAGCGTTGGCCACCTACCTGGTGATGGATGTCTCCGGCAGTATGAACCCGGATGGCAAGCTGGACGCCGCCAAGGCGGCCGCGCACCAGTTTGTGGAGCGCATGCGGGCGCAAGATCAAACTGGCCTGATCGCCTTTAACACCCAGGTGCACACGGTGCAGGATCTCACCGCCGACCAGGGCGCCTTGCATACCGCCATCGACAGCCTGCAGGGCGATGATGACACCGCCATGTACAACGCCTTGATGCACGCGTTGGATGGCTTGGACGGCGTCTCCGGCCGCAAGGCGATCATCGTGCTCACCGATGGCTTGGATAACTCCAGCCAGTACAGCGCCCCGGCCGTGCTGGAGCGTTTGAACACGGTGGGCGCTTCGATCTCTATAGTCGGCCTCGGCACGCCGGGGGGTGACCGCATGACCGGCATCGATCAGCCCGGGTTGCAGCAGTTGGCCGAGCAGGCCGGCGGCCAGTACGGCTACGCCGAGGATGCCGAGAGCCTGGCTGCCTTGTACGCGCGCTTCTCCGCTGGCTTGCAGAGCGAATACCAGCTCAGCTACATCTCGCCCGCCAGCCTGCGCGATGGCGTCAATCGCTCCCTCAGCGTCAGCCTCGCCCCCGCCAGCGCCGTTGCCGCAGGCAACGGCCAATCGAGCTTCGCTCGATACAACCCCGGCGGCCTGGTGCCTGAGGTGGCGCAACCGGCTGCCTGGACGCAGTTTGCCGCGATTGTTGCCGGCTTGGCGCTGCTGGTGGCGCTGCCGATGTTGGTGAGCGCGCTGCGCCCCGCCGGAGCGGGGCCGCGGCCCAAACGGGCAACTTTGGGGCGCAAACGGCCGCGCATCAAGCTGAAAGATTAA
- a CDS encoding Mov34/MPN/PAD-1 family protein: MSTNTSDPTKPKGHAAGLQRAKHAPESARLPLARAQRWLAAGEDSAQPPLPVFLTQDVFKTISVHAASDMDNEVGGWLAGRWCHDAQAGTEFIIVEALLPAQQVRSGSTFLTFTHDSQVAMLSALEEQYEDKCIVGWYHTHPRMGIFLSGYDTWLHDHFFPQPWQIALVVEPHSKYGGVFVRQAGELSPRKYRGFYELHAAGTESVVEWGNLKAHPASAQPPAEDTQPTAPASPSPAEHTPQAGEQLSQSQTEADS, encoded by the coding sequence ATGAGCACAAATACCTCTGACCCCACCAAGCCCAAAGGACACGCCGCCGGGCTACAGCGCGCCAAGCACGCGCCCGAGTCGGCGCGCCTGCCGCTGGCGCGTGCCCAGCGCTGGCTGGCCGCGGGCGAAGACAGTGCCCAGCCGCCGCTGCCGGTGTTCTTGACGCAAGATGTGTTCAAGACCATTAGCGTGCATGCCGCCAGCGACATGGACAACGAGGTGGGCGGCTGGTTGGCGGGGCGCTGGTGCCATGATGCGCAGGCCGGTACTGAATTCATCATCGTGGAGGCGTTGCTGCCCGCGCAGCAAGTGCGCTCAGGCAGCACCTTCCTCACCTTCACGCATGACAGCCAGGTAGCCATGCTGTCTGCGCTGGAAGAGCAATACGAAGACAAGTGCATTGTGGGTTGGTATCACACCCACCCACGTATGGGCATCTTTCTTTCTGGCTATGACACCTGGCTGCACGATCACTTCTTCCCGCAGCCTTGGCAAATTGCCCTGGTGGTGGAGCCACATTCCAAATACGGCGGCGTGTTCGTGCGTCAGGCGGGCGAACTCTCACCGCGCAAGTACCGCGGCTTCTATGAGCTGCATGCCGCCGGGACGGAAAGCGTAGTGGAGTGGGGCAACCTCAAAGCCCATCCCGCCAGCGCACAGCCGCCGGCCGAAGACACGCAGCCCACTGCGCCTGCTTCGCCCTCACCTGCGGAACACACTCCACAGGCGGGCGAGCAACTATCCCAATCTCAAACGGAGGCTGATTCATGA
- a CDS encoding FHA domain-containing protein, whose translation MSRITRLYYYTLLGAIGGLIGWQVSNVLGLSFAQNVYLSEVVVGGLIGFCIGALIGTSEGVALHSAGYALRAGLQNGLFGLVGGAIGLPLAEGAFQLLGGEAWTRAVGWAVFGGFIGAGLGFSSGSQMWKPALGGLLGGALGGLLLELARVRLADALIGKAIGLGLLGAAIGALIALIVLLLSRAWLEVVSGKLKGTEFVLDKFIHANGPTAYVGSSALKADIVLPDPDIDPQHAILTGGDTHMNIRDMSQKGTYINGHKVQQARLLDEQAIRLGNTQLVYHEKR comes from the coding sequence ATGAGCCGCATCACGCGTTTGTATTACTACACCCTGTTGGGCGCCATTGGCGGCCTGATCGGTTGGCAGGTCAGCAATGTGCTCGGCCTGTCGTTTGCACAGAACGTCTATCTCAGTGAGGTCGTAGTGGGCGGACTGATCGGCTTCTGCATCGGCGCGCTCATCGGCACAAGCGAAGGCGTAGCCTTACACAGCGCCGGTTATGCCCTGCGCGCCGGTTTGCAAAATGGCCTGTTCGGCCTGGTGGGCGGTGCTATCGGCCTGCCACTGGCCGAGGGCGCCTTCCAACTGCTGGGCGGCGAAGCGTGGACGCGTGCCGTGGGCTGGGCCGTGTTCGGCGGCTTCATTGGCGCCGGGCTGGGCTTCAGCAGCGGCTCGCAGATGTGGAAGCCGGCTCTGGGCGGCCTGTTGGGTGGGGCGCTGGGCGGCCTGCTGTTGGAGCTGGCGCGTGTGCGCCTTGCGGATGCGCTCATCGGCAAGGCGATTGGCCTGGGCCTGCTGGGCGCGGCCATCGGCGCGCTGATCGCGCTGATCGTCTTGCTGCTCTCGCGTGCCTGGCTGGAAGTGGTCAGCGGCAAACTCAAAGGCACCGAATTCGTGCTGGATAAATTCATTCACGCCAACGGGCCTACCGCCTATGTGGGCAGCAGCGCCCTCAAGGCAGACATTGTGCTGCCGGATCCGGATATTGACCCGCAGCACGCCATTCTCACCGGCGGCGATACCCACATGAACATCCGTGACATGAGCCAGAAGGGTACCTACATCAACGGGCACAAAGTGCAGCAAGCGCGTTTGTTGGATGAGCAAGCCATTCGCCTGGGCAATACCCAACTGGTCTATCACGAGAAGAGGTAA
- a CDS encoding BtpA/SgcQ family protein, translating to MSWINDLFKTTKPVIAMVHMPPLPGDPGYDAEKGMGYIIEHVRADLEALQAGGVDAVMFSNEASLPYLTDVEQITVACMARVIGELLHQVRIPFGVNVLWDPYASLDLAKAVGASFVREIFTGVYASDFGLWNTNAGKIVRHQHAIGAQDVRLLFNIVPEAAVYLGGRPLAEIARSTAFNARPDALCVSGLTAGKETSQQALEEVKAVVGEVPVFANTGVRLANVQQQLAAADGVVVGTTFKRDNYIWNPVDPQRVEEFMTVVRKIRG from the coding sequence ATGAGCTGGATTAACGATCTCTTCAAAACCACGAAACCGGTGATTGCCATGGTGCATATGCCGCCGCTGCCAGGGGACCCCGGCTATGACGCCGAGAAGGGCATGGGCTACATCATCGAGCATGTGCGTGCCGACCTGGAGGCACTCCAGGCCGGCGGGGTCGATGCGGTGATGTTCTCCAATGAGGCCAGCCTTCCGTATCTCACCGATGTCGAGCAGATCACCGTGGCCTGCATGGCGCGTGTGATCGGCGAGCTATTGCACCAGGTGCGTATTCCCTTCGGCGTCAACGTCTTGTGGGATCCGTACGCCTCGCTGGACTTGGCCAAAGCGGTGGGCGCGTCCTTCGTGCGTGAGATCTTCACCGGCGTATACGCCAGCGATTTCGGCTTGTGGAACACCAACGCCGGCAAGATCGTGCGCCACCAGCACGCCATTGGCGCGCAGGATGTACGCCTGCTCTTCAACATTGTGCCCGAAGCCGCCGTCTACCTCGGCGGCCGCCCGCTGGCCGAAATTGCCCGCTCCACCGCGTTCAATGCCCGCCCGGATGCGCTGTGCGTCTCCGGCCTCACCGCCGGCAAGGAAACTTCGCAGCAAGCGCTGGAAGAAGTGAAGGCTGTGGTGGGCGAGGTGCCCGTGTTTGCCAACACCGGGGTGCGCCTGGCCAACGTGCAGCAGCAACTGGCCGCCGCCGATGGCGTTGTGGTCGGCACCACCTTCAAGCGTGATAACTACATCTGGAACCCGGTAGACCCCCAGCGGGTCGAAGAGTTCATGACGGTTGTGCGCAAAATTCGCGGCTGA